From the Pseudomonas sp. VD-NE ins genome, the window ATTCAAATGGCACAAAAAAGCGAAGAGGACGACAAGGTCCGTCTCGACAAGTGGCTGTGGGCTGCGCGGTTTTACAAAACCCGCGCCTTGGCCAAAGCGGCGATCGAGAGCGGCAAAGTGCATTGTCGCGGTGAGCGCTGCAAGCCTGGCAAAGAGCCACGCATTGGCGATGAGTTCGAGATTCGTACCGGGTTTGAAGTGCGTACCGTGAAGGTCGAGGCGTTATCGATTGTGCGGCGTGGTGCCCCGGAGGCGCAGACGTTGTATGCGGAGACCGAGGCGAGTATTGCCAAGCGTGAAGCGGCTGCGGCGATGCGCAAGGCCGGGGCGTTGGGCGTGAGCACCGACGGCAAGCCGAGCAAGAAGCAGCGGCGGGATTTGTTCAAGTTTCGCGGCAGCAGTAACGACGAATAATCGCGTTGTTGGTGCTGGCCTCTTCGCGAGCAGGCTCGCTCCCACAGGAGATTGCATTCCAATGTGGGAGCGAGCTTGCTCGCGAATCGAGTGCGCAGCACTCGCCAGGCTTTACGCGGTATCAGGCGCTACGCACCACACTCATCCGCGAAACCAGCGGCAACTTGCCCAGCAACGCAAAGATCGGTGCCGTCACCTTCAGCCAGAAGTTCGAGGCGTGATACGCAAACGGCGTGTAGTAACCCCAACCCAATGCCCACACCGCCAGCAATACGCCGCCAATGTAATCGTCCTGACCCCAATGCGCACCGGCTACCAGGCGCGGCAGCATAAACAACAGCGCCAGGCCCCAGATCGTCACAAACTGGCCAACCGTGCGACTGAATACGCCCATGAACAGCGCCCAGATCAGCAATACAGAAGCGTGGTCACCGGGGAAACTCTGGCTCGAGCGATCCTTCAGCTCCCAGGTCTTTTCCAGGTGCGGGAAGTAATCGCTGATATGTACCGCGCCTTCCAGCACCATCGACGGGCTGCTGTGTTGCCAGTCCATGTGGTCGGCGAACTTGGAAAACAGCGTGCGGATCACCACCATCAACAGCAGGATCGAGAAAAAACCGAAAAATGCGCGACGCACATCAATGGCCTTGAACACCCAGTCGCCCTTGATCAGCAGCGTCAGCAAAATCAGCCCGACGACGATGTCGAACGGTCGCAGACTTGCAATTGCCCAGATGTGGAGCCATATCGGGTTGCTGGCCAGCGGTGCATTGAGCGAGCGGAACAGCCACTCGTCGAAAATCACACACAGCGAGTTGCCTGTAGGCCATAACCAGAAAGCCAGTAGTGCTAATGGCACTACGTTGCACAGAACCAGCCGGCCGAGGTTCCACGTTGATTGGAACAAACCCGGATTGTTCATAAAATGCCTCCCATGGCAGAGCAGTCGGCACCAAAAAGAGTGCCAAGAAGCGCAAATTTTCACGCCTTGTAACCATTTTGTCACCACATTCAGATACCCAAAATTATGACCGACCTAGCGGATACCGATTTCACCCAACGTTTCATCTTCGATGACAGCGACACGCGCGGCGAACTGGTTGCGCTTGAACGCAGCTATGCCGAGGTTCTTGCCAAGCACCCGTACCCGGAACCGGTCGCGCAACTGCTGGGCGAATTGATGGCGGCGGCCTCGTTGCTGGTGGGCACCTTGAAGTTCGACGGCTTGCTGATTCTGCAAGCGCGCTCCGAAGGGCCGATTCCGCTGCTGATGATCGAATGCTCCAGCGAGCGCGAAATCCGTGGCCTGGCGCGCTACGACGCCGAGCAGATCGCGCCGGACGCCACCCTTGCCGACCTGATGCCGAACGGCGACCTGACCCTGACCGTCGACCCGACTGTCGGTCAGCGCTACCAGGGCATCGTCGATCTCGACGGCGAAACCCTGTCGGAATGCTTCACCAACTATTTCGTCATGTCGCAACAGGTCGGCACGCGTTTCAAATTGTTCGCTGACGGCCGTCGCGCCCGTGGAATGCTCTTGCAGCAACTGCCGGCCGACCGTCTGAAAGACGAAGAAGAGCGCGCCGACAGCTGGCAGCACATCACCGCGCTGGCCAGCACCCTGACCGCCGATGAGTTGTTGAGCCTGGACAACGAAACCGTGCTGCATCGCCTCTACCATGAAGAGCAGGTTCGCCTGTTCGATGTGCAGAACCTGCGCTTCCGTTGCAGCTGCTCGCGGGAACGCTCGGGCAATGCGTTGGTCAGTCTGGGTCTGGAAGATGCGCAGGCGCTGGTGGAGGAACGAGGTGGCGAAGTCGAGATCGATTGCCAGTTCTGCAACCAGCGTTACCTGTTCGACGCGGCCGATATTGCTCAATTGTTCGCTGGCGCAGGCGTCGACACGCCGTCAGATACCCGGCACTAAAACGGTTCAGCGCAGGTAAATTCACTGCGTAACGACGGAATTTCGCCGTTACGACGGGAGGACCCTACTCTTTTTGGGCTTTTCTGGCATAATCCGGCCCACTTTTTTCGCGGTAGTAGTGCACGACTTTCTACTACAAAACGTTTGGAGCACACTCGGCCACTGGCCGACGGGGAACCTCATGACGCAAGCCAATAACGCCGTGTACACCGATCTGAGTGTTGATGATCTGGTAAAAGAAGCCCTGAACCGCGGTGAGGGCGAGCTTGCCGATACCGGCGCTCTGGTTGTTCGCACTGGTCACCGCACCGGTCGTTCGCCTGTTGACCGTTTCATCGTTGAAGAGCCTTCCACCCAGGCCGCTATCGCCTGGGGCCCGATCAACCGCAAGTTCCCGGCCGACAAGTTCGACGCGCTGTGGGCTCGCGTAGAAGCATTCAACAACGCGCAAGAGCACTTTGTGTCCCACGTGCATGTAGGCGCGGCGGAAGATCACTACCTGGCCGTGAAAATGACCACCCAGACTGCCTGGCAGAATCTGTTCGGTCGTTGCCTCTTCATCAACCCGGCCCAGTACAACCCGGCCGGTCGTGAAGAGTGGCAAGTGCTCAACGTGGCCAACTTCGA encodes:
- a CDS encoding RNA-binding S4 domain-containing protein, with translation MAQKSEEDDKVRLDKWLWAARFYKTRALAKAAIESGKVHCRGERCKPGKEPRIGDEFEIRTGFEVRTVKVEALSIVRRGAPEAQTLYAETEASIAKREAAAAMRKAGALGVSTDGKPSKKQRRDLFKFRGSSNDE
- the hslO gene encoding Hsp33 family molecular chaperone HslO gives rise to the protein MTDLADTDFTQRFIFDDSDTRGELVALERSYAEVLAKHPYPEPVAQLLGELMAAASLLVGTLKFDGLLILQARSEGPIPLLMIECSSEREIRGLARYDAEQIAPDATLADLMPNGDLTLTVDPTVGQRYQGIVDLDGETLSECFTNYFVMSQQVGTRFKLFADGRRARGMLLQQLPADRLKDEEERADSWQHITALASTLTADELLSLDNETVLHRLYHEEQVRLFDVQNLRFRCSCSRERSGNALVSLGLEDAQALVEERGGEVEIDCQFCNQRYLFDAADIAQLFAGAGVDTPSDTRH
- a CDS encoding phosphatase PAP2 family protein, which codes for MNNPGLFQSTWNLGRLVLCNVVPLALLAFWLWPTGNSLCVIFDEWLFRSLNAPLASNPIWLHIWAIASLRPFDIVVGLILLTLLIKGDWVFKAIDVRRAFFGFFSILLLMVVIRTLFSKFADHMDWQHSSPSMVLEGAVHISDYFPHLEKTWELKDRSSQSFPGDHASVLLIWALFMGVFSRTVGQFVTIWGLALLFMLPRLVAGAHWGQDDYIGGVLLAVWALGWGYYTPFAYHASNFWLKVTAPIFALLGKLPLVSRMSVVRSA